A window from Sphingopyxis alaskensis RB2256 encodes these proteins:
- a CDS encoding polyphosphate kinase 2 family protein has protein sequence MTISLSDYETGARYDGDYAAALAALDERLERLQAAHIVHAQRSVIMVEGWDAAGKGGIIRRLTASLDPRYFEVWPIGAPTDEEKARHFLWRFWKRLPGKREISIFDRSWYGRVLVERVEGFATEAEWRKAYDEINEFEAQLTGSATHLVKLFVHVTQEEQDKRFADRLDHPWKRWKTGAEDYRNRAKRADYLAAMDDMFALTHTRWAPWKVIDGNNKKAARIAALTHIVETLEAAVPMTPPERDPAVVKLAAKAFGYKPMNGF, from the coding sequence ATGACCATCTCGCTTTCCGACTATGAAACCGGCGCCCGATATGACGGCGATTATGCCGCGGCGCTCGCTGCGCTCGACGAGCGGCTCGAACGGCTTCAGGCCGCGCACATCGTCCATGCGCAGCGCAGCGTGATCATGGTCGAGGGCTGGGACGCCGCGGGGAAGGGCGGGATCATCCGGCGACTCACCGCCTCGCTCGACCCGCGCTATTTCGAGGTGTGGCCGATCGGCGCGCCGACCGACGAGGAAAAGGCGCGGCACTTCCTCTGGCGCTTCTGGAAACGCCTGCCGGGCAAACGCGAAATCTCGATCTTCGACCGCAGCTGGTACGGCCGCGTGCTCGTCGAGCGGGTCGAGGGGTTCGCGACCGAGGCCGAATGGCGCAAGGCCTATGACGAGATCAACGAGTTCGAGGCGCAATTGACGGGCAGCGCGACGCACCTCGTCAAGCTGTTCGTCCATGTGACGCAGGAGGAACAGGACAAGCGTTTCGCCGACCGGCTCGATCATCCGTGGAAGCGGTGGAAGACCGGGGCCGAGGATTATCGCAACCGGGCGAAGCGCGCCGACTATCTGGCGGCGATGGACGACATGTTCGCCTTGACGCACACGCGCTGGGCGCCGTGGAAAGTCATCGACGGCAACAACAAGAAAGCGGCGCGCATCGCTGCGCTGACGCATATTGTCGAAACGCTGGAGGCCGCGGTGCCGATGACGCCGCCCGAACGCGACCCCGCGGTGGTGAAACTTGCGGCCAAGGCGTTCGGTTACAAGCCAATGAATGGGTTCTGA
- a CDS encoding J domain-containing protein, protein MSRAKRSDDWGFPRWRPYGSSREARQVRLCDRHGCAEPGNCPAPKSPNSPERWYFCESHAAEYNRGWDYFAGLSAEDAAARAAEEAQGARSYARAQHYAWGGAGDGSRSADEMRALEILGLDPDADFDATKKAWRAYAKECHPDVKPGDADAAKRFAAGQAAFEVLKQAEERKSWKPT, encoded by the coding sequence ATGAGCCGCGCCAAAAGATCCGACGATTGGGGGTTTCCCCGCTGGCGCCCCTATGGCTCGTCGCGCGAGGCGCGGCAGGTGCGGCTCTGCGATCGGCACGGCTGCGCCGAACCGGGCAACTGCCCCGCGCCCAAATCGCCGAACAGCCCCGAACGCTGGTATTTCTGCGAAAGCCACGCCGCCGAATATAATCGCGGCTGGGACTATTTCGCCGGGCTGAGCGCCGAGGATGCCGCGGCGCGCGCGGCGGAGGAAGCACAGGGCGCCCGCAGCTATGCCCGCGCCCAGCATTATGCCTGGGGCGGCGCGGGCGACGGCAGCCGCAGCGCCGACGAAATGCGCGCGCTCGAAATCCTGGGCCTCGACCCCGACGCCGATTTCGACGCGACGAAAAAGGCCTGGCGCGCCTATGCGAAGGAGTGCCACCCCGACGTCAAGCCCGGCGATGCCGACGCGGCGAAGCGCTTTGCCGCCGGGCAGGCGGCGTTTGAAGTGCTGAAACAGGCCGAAGAACGCAAAAGCTGGAAACCGACCTGA
- a CDS encoding Ppx/GppA family phosphatase, whose amino-acid sequence MALLRTSKPAVHRSAVIDIGSNSVRLVVYEGPPRAPAVIFNEKVAAGLGRGLAIDGRIAEADAERGLTALRRYALLARHMEVKDLVCVATAAVRDAENGPGFIAAAAEAGLSIRLLSGQEEAEAAGYGVLSAIPEARGIAVDLGGGSLELAEVAHGEVGRRASFPLGVLRLPALRREGPQAFERAVRKMLRGAGWPGGMAGLPLYLVGGSWRALARLDLELTNDPLAVLDQHSFPRTALRRLVRATRRLSFEELRAIPGMASNRAATLPDAAALLAALANIIDVPEMTVSSSGLREGLLYQALDPATRAQDPLIVAAEFEGRRLARFAPHGRAITEWIAPLFVGEAPADSRVRLAASLLSDVAWSANPDFRAERGMEIGLHGNWRGIDIPGRILLARALHAGFGGADGDFPAMSTLVGAERLARARQWGLAIRLAQRLTGGVEAPLKASRIAIEDGRLVLGLQSGWHHLAGESVDRRLRSLAQALGAKPELVLL is encoded by the coding sequence TTGGCCCTGCTGCGCACCTCGAAACCGGCGGTTCATCGCTCGGCGGTCATCGACATCGGCTCCAACTCGGTCCGCCTCGTCGTTTATGAAGGGCCGCCGCGCGCCCCCGCGGTGATTTTCAACGAAAAGGTCGCGGCGGGTCTTGGGCGTGGACTGGCGATCGACGGCCGCATTGCCGAAGCCGACGCCGAACGCGGGCTCACTGCGCTCCGCCGCTATGCGCTGCTCGCGCGGCATATGGAGGTAAAGGATCTCGTCTGCGTCGCCACCGCCGCGGTGCGCGACGCCGAAAATGGTCCGGGTTTCATCGCCGCCGCCGCCGAAGCGGGGCTCAGCATCCGCCTGCTGTCGGGTCAGGAAGAGGCCGAGGCGGCGGGTTACGGCGTGCTGTCGGCGATCCCCGAAGCGCGTGGCATCGCCGTCGATCTGGGCGGCGGCAGCCTCGAACTCGCCGAGGTTGCGCATGGAGAGGTCGGACGTCGCGCCTCCTTTCCGCTCGGCGTGCTGCGGCTGCCCGCGCTCCGGCGCGAGGGGCCGCAGGCGTTCGAGCGCGCGGTGCGCAAGATGCTGCGCGGCGCGGGCTGGCCGGGCGGCATGGCCGGATTGCCGCTCTATCTTGTCGGCGGATCGTGGCGCGCGCTGGCGCGCCTCGACCTCGAACTCACCAACGATCCGCTCGCGGTGCTCGATCAGCACAGCTTTCCGCGCACCGCGCTGCGCCGCCTCGTCCGCGCGACCCGGCGGCTGAGCTTCGAGGAATTGCGCGCGATCCCCGGCATGGCGTCGAACCGCGCGGCGACGCTGCCCGACGCCGCGGCGCTGCTCGCGGCGCTCGCCAACATCATCGACGTCCCCGAAATGACCGTCTCTTCGTCGGGGCTGCGCGAAGGGCTGCTCTATCAGGCGCTCGACCCCGCGACGCGCGCGCAGGATCCGCTGATCGTCGCGGCGGAGTTCGAGGGACGGCGCCTTGCGCGCTTCGCGCCGCACGGGCGCGCGATCACCGAATGGATCGCGCCGCTTTTTGTCGGGGAAGCGCCGGCCGACAGCCGCGTCCGCCTCGCCGCCAGCCTGCTCAGCGACGTCGCCTGGTCGGCCAATCCCGACTTTCGCGCCGAACGCGGGATGGAGATCGGGCTGCACGGCAACTGGCGCGGCATCGACATTCCGGGGCGTATCCTGCTCGCCCGCGCGCTTCACGCGGGCTTTGGCGGCGCCGACGGCGATTTTCCCGCGATGAGCACGCTGGTCGGCGCCGAGCGGCTGGCGCGCGCGCGGCAATGGGGGCTGGCGATCCGGCTCGCGCAGCGGCTGACCGGCGGGGTCGAGGCGCCGCTGAAGGCAAGCCGCATCGCGATCGAGGACGGACGGCTCGTCCTTGGCCTGCAAAGCGGCTGGCACCATCTCGCGGGCGAATCGGTCGACCGCCGCCTGCGCTCGCTCGCGCAGGCGCTGGGCGCAAAACCCGAACTGGTGCTGCTTTAG
- a CDS encoding RNA degradosome polyphosphate kinase: MSITGGPLRAENDQETGFPSFGPERFFNRELSWLAFNRRVMEEARNPAHPLLERLRFLSISGSNLDEFFMVRVAGLKGQQLQGIDDPSADGRSPGQQLAEIEAEVNRLVDQQQSEWQRLHRQLAEQGIVVHGAGSDKEALRTSLRQYFIDQIFPILTPQVLDPAHPFPFIPNRGLGVIFDLQRRASGDTVLELVMIPASLPRFVPVPGEASGFVPVEYLIELFGDLLFPGFTIRSLGVFRIIRDSDIELEEEAEDLVRLFRTAIRRRRRGRVILMELEADMPAEIAAVLGADIQGHEAIVAKIGGFIGLAALSALVDVDRPDLKFPAYSPRFPERIREHGGDCFAAIRSKDIVVHHPYESFDVVLSFLRQAAADPDVVAIKQTLYRAGNQSPVIRALIEAAEAGKSVTAVVELKARFDEEQNLLWANQLERAGVQVVYGFIEWKTHAKISMVVRREGQGYRTYCHFGTGNYHPVTARIYTDLSFFTADPRAGRDAAQLFNYITGYVEPERLELITMSPLNMRQHLCELIDAEIVAARSGRPSGVWAKMNSIVDPDIIDKLYEASAAGVPIELIVRGICCLRPGVPGLSDTIRVKSVVGRFLEHSRVWAFANGAALPHRAARLYISSADWMPRNFDRRVEYMIPIENPTVHDQILDQVLVANLIDNEQSWILQADGTSVRVAPGDKPFNLHHYFMNNPSLSGRGTALHQRQDVPTLAYDLRED; this comes from the coding sequence ATGTCGATAACCGGTGGCCCCTTGCGGGCCGAAAATGACCAGGAAACCGGATTTCCGTCGTTCGGCCCCGAACGCTTTTTCAATCGCGAACTGTCATGGCTCGCTTTCAACCGCCGGGTGATGGAGGAGGCGCGCAATCCCGCGCATCCGCTCCTCGAACGTCTGCGTTTCCTGTCGATTTCGGGAAGCAATCTCGACGAGTTCTTCATGGTCCGCGTCGCCGGGCTGAAGGGGCAGCAGCTTCAGGGGATCGACGATCCCTCGGCCGACGGCCGCTCGCCGGGCCAGCAGCTTGCCGAGATCGAGGCCGAGGTGAACCGCCTCGTCGACCAGCAGCAAAGCGAGTGGCAGCGGCTGCACCGCCAGCTCGCCGAACAGGGCATCGTCGTCCACGGCGCCGGATCGGACAAGGAAGCGCTGCGCACCAGTCTGCGCCAGTATTTCATCGACCAGATTTTCCCCATATTGACGCCGCAGGTACTCGATCCCGCGCATCCCTTTCCCTTCATTCCCAACCGCGGCCTCGGCGTGATTTTCGACCTTCAGCGGCGGGCCAGCGGCGACACCGTGCTCGAACTGGTGATGATCCCGGCCTCGCTGCCGCGTTTCGTTCCGGTGCCGGGTGAGGCGAGCGGTTTTGTTCCGGTCGAATATCTGATCGAATTGTTCGGCGACCTGCTGTTCCCCGGCTTCACCATCCGCTCGCTGGGCGTCTTTCGCATCATCCGCGACAGCGACATCGAGCTGGAGGAAGAGGCCGAGGATCTCGTCCGCCTGTTCCGCACCGCAATCCGTCGCCGCCGCCGCGGCCGCGTGATCCTGATGGAGCTGGAGGCCGACATGCCAGCAGAAATCGCCGCGGTGCTGGGCGCCGACATTCAGGGGCACGAGGCGATCGTGGCCAAGATCGGCGGCTTCATCGGCCTCGCCGCGCTTTCGGCGCTCGTCGACGTCGATCGTCCCGACCTCAAGTTTCCGGCCTATTCGCCGCGCTTTCCCGAACGCATCCGCGAACATGGCGGCGACTGTTTCGCGGCGATCCGGTCGAAGGACATCGTCGTCCATCATCCTTATGAAAGTTTCGACGTCGTCCTGTCCTTTCTGCGGCAGGCGGCGGCCGATCCCGATGTCGTCGCGATCAAGCAGACGCTCTATCGCGCGGGCAACCAGTCGCCGGTCATCCGCGCGCTGATCGAGGCGGCCGAGGCGGGCAAGTCGGTCACGGCGGTGGTCGAACTCAAGGCGCGTTTCGACGAGGAACAGAATCTGCTCTGGGCGAACCAGCTCGAACGCGCGGGGGTGCAGGTCGTCTACGGCTTCATCGAGTGGAAAACGCATGCCAAGATTTCGATGGTCGTGCGGCGCGAGGGGCAGGGCTATCGCACCTATTGTCACTTCGGCACCGGCAATTATCATCCGGTGACCGCGCGCATCTATACCGACCTCAGCTTCTTTACCGCCGATCCGCGCGCGGGGCGCGACGCGGCGCAACTCTTCAACTACATCACCGGCTATGTCGAACCCGAACGGCTCGAGCTTATCACCATGTCGCCGCTGAACATGCGCCAGCATCTTTGCGAACTGATCGACGCCGAAATCGTGGCGGCCCGGTCGGGGCGCCCTTCGGGCGTATGGGCCAAGATGAACAGCATTGTCGACCCCGACATCATCGACAAGCTTTACGAGGCGAGCGCGGCGGGTGTGCCGATCGAGCTGATCGTGCGCGGCATCTGTTGCCTGCGCCCAGGCGTCCCCGGCCTGTCCGACACGATCCGCGTCAAGTCGGTCGTCGGTCGCTTCCTCGAACATAGCCGCGTCTGGGCCTTTGCCAATGGCGCCGCGCTGCCGCATCGCGCGGCGCGGCTTTACATCTCCAGCGCCGACTGGATGCCGCGCAATTTCGACCGCCGCGTCGAATATATGATCCCGATCGAAAATCCGACCGTTCACGACCAGATCCTCGACCAGGTGCTCGTCGCCAATCTGATCGACAATGAACAAAGCTGGATATTGCAGGCGGATGGCACGTCGGTGCGCGTGGCGCCCGGCGACAAGCCCTTTAACCTGCACCATTATTTCATGAACAACCCGTCGCTGTCGGGTCGCGGCACCGCGCTTCACCAGCGTCAGGACGTGCCGACGCTCGCCTACGACCTTCGCGAAGATTGA
- a CDS encoding alpha/beta hydrolase — translation MSEPREHRLETPDGAICWFEWGERGEAASLLLLHATGFHARLWDQVVAALPAGTHVIAPDHRGHGRSYRPATLADWGATADALLPLLDGFGGRPLVGCGHSMGAYVLTRLASQRPAALRHLVLIDPVIMEPALYEGESTKPIPDPADHPVARRRNAWTDADEMRARFADRPPYANWDPRVLADYCTHGLLPAAAGEGFELACPPALEASVYQNALRTSPHEWLRYLSVPSTLIRAPTGERGGPLDFSLSPTWTGLGPAIGAGRDELWPEHSHFIPMEAPARVAALLAGLL, via the coding sequence GTGAGCGAACCCCGGGAGCATCGGCTGGAAACGCCGGACGGTGCGATCTGCTGGTTCGAATGGGGTGAGCGCGGCGAGGCCGCTTCGCTGCTCCTGCTTCACGCCACCGGCTTTCACGCGCGGCTCTGGGATCAGGTCGTCGCGGCGCTGCCCGCGGGAACGCATGTTATCGCGCCCGATCACCGCGGCCATGGCCGCAGCTATCGCCCCGCAACGCTCGCCGACTGGGGGGCGACCGCCGATGCGCTGCTCCCGCTCCTCGACGGGTTTGGCGGACGCCCGCTTGTCGGTTGCGGACACAGCATGGGTGCCTATGTGCTGACGCGGCTTGCGTCGCAGCGTCCGGCGGCCCTCCGTCACCTCGTCCTGATCGATCCCGTTATCATGGAACCCGCGCTTTACGAAGGCGAGAGCACCAAACCGATTCCCGATCCCGCCGACCATCCGGTCGCGCGGCGACGCAATGCGTGGACCGATGCCGATGAGATGCGTGCGCGTTTCGCCGACCGGCCGCCCTATGCGAATTGGGATCCGCGCGTGCTGGCCGATTATTGCACCCATGGCCTGCTTCCCGCGGCGGCCGGCGAAGGGTTCGAACTCGCCTGTCCGCCCGCGCTCGAGGCGTCGGTCTATCAGAATGCGCTGCGCACCAGCCCGCACGAATGGCTACGCTATCTGTCGGTGCCGTCGACGCTGATTCGCGCCCCGACCGGCGAGCGTGGCGGCCCGCTCGATTTTTCGCTGAGCCCGACCTGGACGGGCCTTGGCCCCGCGATCGGCGCCGGGCGCGACGAATTGTGGCCGGAGCATAGCCATTTCATCCCGATGGAAGCGCCCGCGCGCGTCGCGGCGTTGCTCGCCGGGCTGCTCTGA
- the rnd gene encoding ribonuclease D, producing MQVHPLIDTNAALLEFCDRVKDSDFIAVDTEFMRENTFWPELCLIQVADTEHAAAIDPMAQGMDLKPLLDLLVDNEDMLKVFHAGGQDVEIIFNLTGKTPHPIFDTQIGQMALGQAEQVGYSNLVEAWLGLQLDKGARFTDWSRRPLDKRQIDYAIGDVTHLAKIFPMMLDKLIRTGRGHWLDEEMEKLADPANYSVDPDKAWQRIKIPSRKPDVLGRLRALAAWREREARNKNLPRGRIVKDETLADLAAHPPKDQDGLGRVRGLSATWKSNDIGARLMDALTNAKPLGKDDMPDRAPRGPGLGKEGALVADLLKLLLKIRARELNVAARLIARSDDLEALAAGSRKGIPMMEGWRYEVFGHAALDLVEGRMGFAVKNGKLVMSEIDAAVAAET from the coding sequence ATGCAAGTCCATCCGTTAATCGATACCAATGCCGCGCTCCTCGAATTTTGCGATCGTGTCAAGGACAGCGATTTCATCGCCGTCGATACCGAATTCATGCGCGAAAACACCTTCTGGCCCGAACTGTGCCTGATCCAGGTCGCGGATACCGAACATGCCGCCGCGATCGATCCGATGGCGCAAGGCATGGATTTGAAGCCGCTGCTCGACCTGCTCGTCGACAATGAGGATATGCTGAAGGTCTTTCACGCCGGGGGGCAGGATGTCGAAATCATCTTCAACCTGACCGGCAAGACGCCGCACCCGATTTTCGACACGCAGATCGGCCAGATGGCGCTCGGTCAGGCCGAACAGGTCGGCTATTCGAACCTCGTCGAGGCATGGCTGGGCCTCCAGCTCGACAAGGGCGCGCGCTTCACCGACTGGAGCCGCCGCCCGCTCGACAAGCGGCAGATCGACTATGCGATCGGCGACGTGACGCATCTGGCGAAAATCTTTCCGATGATGCTCGACAAGCTGATCAGGACCGGCCGCGGCCACTGGCTCGACGAAGAAATGGAGAAGCTCGCCGATCCCGCCAATTACAGCGTCGATCCCGACAAGGCGTGGCAGCGGATCAAGATCCCGTCGCGCAAGCCCGACGTGCTCGGTCGCCTGCGCGCGCTCGCCGCGTGGCGCGAGCGCGAGGCGCGCAACAAGAATCTGCCGCGCGGCCGCATCGTCAAGGACGAGACGCTCGCCGACCTCGCCGCGCACCCGCCAAAGGACCAGGACGGGCTGGGCCGCGTCCGCGGGCTGTCGGCAACGTGGAAAAGCAACGACATCGGCGCGCGGCTGATGGATGCGCTGACGAACGCCAAGCCGCTCGGCAAGGACGATATGCCCGACCGCGCGCCGCGCGGGCCGGGGCTGGGCAAGGAGGGCGCACTCGTCGCCGACCTGCTCAAGCTGCTCCTGAAAATCCGCGCGCGCGAACTCAACGTCGCGGCGCGACTGATCGCGCGGAGCGACGACCTGGAGGCGCTGGCGGCGGGTTCGCGCAAGGGCATCCCGATGATGGAGGGCTGGCGCTACGAGGTTTTCGGTCACGCGGCGCTCGACCTCGTCGAAGGCCGCATGGGCTTTGCGGTGAAGAACGGCAAGCTGGTGATGAGCGAGATCGACGCGGCGGTGGCTGCCGAAACATGA
- a CDS encoding HdaA/DnaA family protein encodes MGARAPSGQIALPLDWSAGGANDGPLVIGTSNADAVRYLRHVATWPVRTAVLTGPRGSGRSLMGRLFARDTGGRVIDGHTSVGEEELFHAWNAAQASGSPLLVIADAPPAEWNVALPDLRSRLAAVPVLVIGEPDDCLARDLIEALFAQRGVALAPGVASYIVPRMERSYAMIHRIVAALDAASLEQGRRLGVRLARETLLSQGLIDPDLLERQDEDQCR; translated from the coding sequence ATGGGGGCGCGCGCACCCTCCGGTCAGATCGCGCTGCCGCTCGACTGGAGCGCGGGCGGGGCGAACGATGGTCCGCTCGTCATCGGCACCAGCAATGCCGACGCAGTGCGTTATCTGCGCCACGTCGCGACCTGGCCCGTCCGCACCGCGGTGCTCACCGGCCCGCGCGGTTCGGGGCGCAGCCTGATGGGGCGCCTGTTCGCGCGCGACACCGGCGGCCGCGTCATCGACGGGCATACCAGCGTCGGCGAGGAAGAGCTGTTCCACGCCTGGAACGCCGCGCAGGCGAGCGGGTCGCCGCTGCTCGTCATCGCCGACGCGCCGCCCGCCGAATGGAATGTCGCGCTGCCCGACCTGCGCTCGCGCCTCGCCGCGGTGCCGGTGCTCGTCATCGGCGAGCCTGACGACTGCCTCGCGCGCGACCTGATCGAGGCACTGTTCGCGCAGCGCGGCGTCGCGCTCGCGCCGGGCGTCGCATCCTATATCGTGCCGCGCATGGAGCGCAGCTATGCCATGATCCACCGCATCGTCGCGGCGCTCGATGCCGCGTCGCTCGAACAGGGGCGCCGCCTTGGCGTCCGTCTCGCGCGTGAAACATTGCTGTCACAAGGGCTGATCGACCCCGATCTCCTCGAAAGGCAGGATGAAGACCAATGTCGATAA
- the mtgA gene encoding monofunctional biosynthetic peptidoglycan transglycosylase, with amino-acid sequence MPTAKSTKRRKSRWLFRPLKWLLWLIAFSVLWVLVYAVVPPPVTFTMLADRHGITKDWTSLSDIDRNMVRAVIAAEDGKFCSHRGFDTEAIEEAIERNARGKRLRGGSTISQQTAKNVFLWQGSGWTRYVRKVPEVWFTFLIETIWGKRRIMEVYLNVAETGIGTYGVEAGAQRYFKHGAAKLTPREAARIAAILPLPRKREAVSPSGFTRRYGNTIAARIGQVRRDGLDACVYR; translated from the coding sequence ATGCCCACCGCGAAATCGACGAAGCGCCGCAAATCCCGATGGCTTTTCCGGCCGCTCAAATGGCTGTTATGGTTGATCGCCTTTTCGGTGCTGTGGGTGCTCGTCTATGCCGTGGTGCCGCCGCCGGTGACCTTCACGATGCTGGCCGACCGCCATGGCATCACCAAGGACTGGACCAGCCTGTCGGACATCGACCGCAATATGGTCCGCGCGGTGATCGCGGCCGAGGACGGGAAATTCTGTAGCCACAGGGGCTTCGACACCGAAGCGATCGAAGAGGCGATCGAGCGCAACGCCAGGGGCAAGCGGCTGCGCGGCGGATCGACGATCAGCCAGCAGACCGCGAAAAATGTCTTCCTGTGGCAGGGTAGCGGCTGGACGCGCTATGTCCGCAAGGTGCCCGAAGTCTGGTTCACCTTCCTGATCGAGACGATCTGGGGCAAGCGCCGGATCATGGAGGTTTACCTCAACGTCGCCGAGACGGGGATCGGCACCTATGGCGTCGAGGCGGGGGCGCAGCGTTATTTCAAGCATGGCGCCGCCAAGCTGACCCCGCGCGAGGCGGCACGGATCGCCGCCATCCTGCCGCTGCCCAGGAAGCGCGAGGCCGTCAGCCCGTCGGGCTTCACGCGCCGCTATGGCAACACCATCGCCGCGCGCATCGGCCAGGTGCGGCGCGACGGGCTGGATGCGTGCGTTTATCGATAG
- the aspS gene encoding aspartate--tRNA ligase: protein MHAYRTHHCGQLRAEHVGQTVRLSGWVHRKRDHGGLLFVDLRDHYGLTQIVVDSSDAAFATLDGLRAESVVTITGDVVARSAETVNANLPTGAIEVRAREVAVQSAAAELPMPVAGEQEYPEDIRLKYRFLDLRRERLHANIMLRSNVIASLRRRMVEQGFTEYQTPILTASSPEGARDYLVPSRVHPGKFYALPQAPQMFKQLLMVAGFDRYFQIAPCFRDEDARADRSPGEFYQLDFEMSFVTQDDVFNAIEPVLAGVFEEFANGKSVTPAGSFPRIPYRESMLKYGNDKPDLRNPLIISDVSAHFTGSGFGRFADIVAAGDVVRAIPAPATADKSRKFFDDMNSWAQGEGFAGLGYATRKGGEWGGPIAKNHGAEKMDALAADLGLGPDDGLFFAAGREAQAAKLAGLARTRVAEQLGLIDPNRFEMCWIVDFPMFERDEETGKIDFSHNPFSMPQGELEALETKDPLDILAWQYDIVCNGVELSSGAIRNHRPDIMYKAFEIAGYSQAEVDANFAGMINAFKYGAPPHGGSAPGVDRIVMLLADEPNIREVVVFPMNQKAEDLMMGAPAPVSEKQLRELGIRIVDGPKS from the coding sequence ATGCACGCCTATCGCACCCATCATTGCGGCCAGCTTCGCGCCGAGCATGTCGGCCAGACTGTTCGCCTGTCGGGCTGGGTGCATCGCAAGCGCGATCATGGCGGGCTGCTCTTCGTCGATCTGCGCGACCATTATGGTCTGACGCAGATCGTCGTGGACTCGAGCGATGCCGCTTTCGCGACGCTCGACGGCCTGCGCGCCGAAAGCGTCGTGACGATCACCGGCGACGTCGTCGCGCGTTCGGCCGAGACGGTGAACGCGAACCTGCCGACCGGCGCGATCGAGGTGCGCGCGCGCGAGGTGGCGGTGCAGTCGGCGGCGGCCGAGCTGCCGATGCCGGTCGCGGGCGAACAGGAGTATCCCGAGGACATCCGCCTCAAATATCGTTTCCTCGACCTGCGCCGCGAGCGGCTGCACGCGAACATCATGCTGCGCTCGAACGTTATCGCGTCGCTCCGCCGCCGCATGGTCGAACAGGGCTTTACCGAATATCAGACCCCGATCCTCACCGCCTCGTCGCCCGAAGGCGCGCGCGACTATCTGGTGCCCAGCCGCGTCCACCCCGGCAAATTCTATGCGCTGCCGCAGGCACCGCAGATGTTCAAGCAGCTTCTGATGGTCGCGGGCTTCGACCGCTATTTCCAGATCGCGCCCTGCTTCCGCGACGAGGATGCGCGAGCCGACCGTAGCCCGGGCGAATTTTATCAGCTCGATTTCGAAATGAGCTTCGTCACCCAGGACGACGTCTTCAACGCGATCGAACCCGTGCTCGCGGGCGTGTTCGAAGAGTTTGCGAACGGCAAGTCGGTGACGCCCGCCGGCTCCTTTCCGCGCATCCCGTACCGCGAGTCGATGCTGAAGTACGGCAACGACAAGCCCGACCTGCGCAACCCGCTGATCATCAGCGACGTGTCGGCGCATTTCACCGGATCGGGCTTCGGCCGCTTCGCCGACATCGTCGCGGCGGGCGATGTCGTGCGCGCGATTCCCGCGCCCGCGACGGCCGACAAGAGCCGCAAGTTCTTCGACGACATGAACAGCTGGGCGCAGGGCGAAGGCTTTGCCGGCCTCGGCTATGCGACGCGCAAGGGCGGCGAATGGGGCGGCCCGATCGCCAAGAACCACGGGGCGGAGAAAATGGACGCGCTCGCCGCCGACCTCGGCCTCGGCCCCGACGATGGGTTGTTCTTCGCCGCGGGCAGGGAAGCGCAGGCGGCGAAGCTCGCGGGCCTCGCGCGCACCCGCGTCGCCGAGCAACTGGGCCTCATCGACCCGAACAGGTTCGAAATGTGCTGGATCGTCGATTTCCCGATGTTCGAGCGCGACGAGGAAACGGGCAAGATCGACTTCAGCCACAATCCCTTCTCGATGCCGCAGGGTGAGCTTGAGGCGCTCGAGACCAAAGACCCGCTCGACATTCTCGCCTGGCAATATGACATCGTCTGCAACGGCGTCGAACTGTCGTCGGGCGCGATCCGCAACCATCGCCCCGACATCATGTACAAGGCGTTCGAAATTGCGGGCTATAGCCAGGCCGAGGTCGACGCCAATTTCGCGGGCATGATCAACGCGTTCAAATATGGCGCGCCGCCGCATGGCGGGTCGGCGCCGGGGGTCGACCGCATCGTCATGCTGCTCGCCGACGAGCCCAATATCCGCGAAGTCGTCGTCTTCCCGATGAACCAGAAGGCCGAGGACCTGATGATGGGTGCCCCGGCGCCGGTATCAGAGAAGCAGCTCAGGGAACTCGGAATCCGCATTGTCGACGGTCCGAAGAGCTAA